From Cotesia glomerata isolate CgM1 unplaced genomic scaffold, MPM_Cglom_v2.3 scaffold_124, whole genome shotgun sequence, the proteins below share one genomic window:
- the LOC123273710 gene encoding cyclin G, with translation MDTTGSPAPVTIHSLLEQLQEALVLEVKYQPNLQLPAITKNDEVIIAERNGSAHVLRCLKVWYDLPSDVFFIAMNLMDRFLTKMKAQPKHMPCIRVSSFYIAAVQMSQTIDMDHLVSISQFKFTRGDLKRMSDLISNKLEWAPGTTPITALTFLRLFHVMFHAAASQLGLGELYASIVTESELVLRLEMVACNVECANLRPSEVALVLLCTYLDSAVNRLKSNTEATMLPVAGPSSAPVDFSQTPAHQILRLVEFATELQKICRISEASFASTHERVGAIMSKYNAQEQIPYRQRFVWRLSSRTARLLRPTDKFISNLPAIAENAPIPSPSRIRSGYRLNRRHDMKRR, from the exons ATGGACACTACAGGCTCGCCGGCACCGGTTACAATCCACTCACTTCTTGAACAACTTCAAGAAGCTCTGGTACTTGAAGTAAAGTACCAGCCTAATTTACAACTTCCAGCTATAACTAAA aatgaTGAGGTAATAATTGCTGAGAGAAATGGCTCGGCACACGTTTTAAGATGCCTTAAAGTCTGGTATGATCTGCCATCGGATGTATTCTTCATTGCGATGAACTTGATGGACCGTTTCCTCACTAAAATGAAAGCTCAACCAAAGCACATGCCCTGCATCAGGGTATCATCATTCTACATAGCTGCCGTCCAAATGTCACAAACAATCGATATGGATCATCTTGTCTCTATTTCTCAGTTCAAATTCACTCGAGGTGATCTTAAACGTATGTCGGATTTGATCAGTAATAAATTGGAGTGGGCACCAGGAACTACGCCTATCACAGCTCTTACTTTCCTACGTCTCTTTCACGTCATGTTCCATGCAGCGGCATCACAGCTAGGACTTGGTGAACTCTACGCCAGCATTGTtaca gagTCTGAACTTGTTCTAAGGCTTGAAATGGTTGCCTGCAACGTCGAATGTGCTAACTTGAGACCATCTGAAGTAGCTCTAGTGCTTCTTTGCACGTATCTGGATTCAGCAGTCAACCGTTTGAAATCTAATACCGAAGCGACTATGCTACCAGTTGCTGGACCAAGCTCTGCACCTGTTGATTTTTCTCAGACACCTGCTCATCAAATCTTACGACTTGTTGAGTTTGCTACTGAACTTCAAAAAATATGCCgg aTTTCAGAGGCAAGCTTCGCTTCTACACATGAACGAGTTGGGGCAATAATGAGTAAGTACAACGCACAAGAACAAATACCGTACAGACAAAGATTTGTTTGGCGATTGTCATCAAGAACTGCCAGACTCTTACGTCCAACCGATAAATTCATTTCAAACCTCCCGGCTATCGCTGAAAACGCTCCAATTCCATCTCCAAGTCGAATCAG atCGGGATACAGACTCAACAGGCGCCATGACATGAAGAGACGTTAA